Proteins from one Clostridium cellulovorans 743B genomic window:
- the recO gene encoding DNA repair protein RecO yields the protein MKTRGVVLKAQDIKESDKLVTVFTEDFGKMNILVKGANRAKSAMLPLTLQFCFCDLVLFKGKSMYTINEGNVIESFQNFLEDIDSLAYGSYLIELIDISLSEGEVNQYIFRELITCYYIMKNRASSMEAIVVYFQCKLLYYTGHGITLDRCSVCKSKIISSNYFNFQTIGGICNSCEKKNGISVSYEAYSLLKYIMKIKLEDIARINLSNDTFKEIQKILLYLISENYSRKPKSLEILNLF from the coding sequence ATAAAAACTCGTGGAGTGGTGCTTAAGGCTCAAGATATAAAGGAAAGTGATAAGTTAGTCACTGTATTTACAGAGGACTTTGGTAAAATGAATATTTTAGTAAAGGGAGCTAACCGAGCTAAAAGCGCTATGTTGCCTTTAACGCTTCAGTTTTGTTTTTGTGACTTAGTTCTTTTTAAGGGAAAATCTATGTATACAATTAACGAGGGAAATGTAATAGAATCTTTTCAAAATTTTTTAGAGGATATTGACAGCTTAGCTTATGGGTCTTACCTTATTGAACTCATAGATATTTCCCTGTCTGAAGGTGAAGTAAATCAGTATATATTTAGAGAACTTATTACTTGTTACTATATCATGAAGAATAGGGCAAGTAGTATGGAGGCTATCGTAGTATATTTTCAGTGTAAGCTTTTATATTATACCGGCCATGGAATTACATTAGATAGATGCTCAGTTTGCAAATCTAAGATTATAAGCTCAAATTATTTTAATTTTCAAACTATAGGAGGAATATGCAATAGTTGTGAAAAGAAAAATGGCATTTCTGTGTCCTATGAGGCATATAGTCTTTTAAAATATATAATGAAAATTAAATTAGAGGATATTGCCAGGATTAATTTAAGTAATGACACCTTTAAGGAAATACAAAAAATTTTACTTTATCTTATTTCCGAGAATTATTCAAGAAAACCCAAGAGTTTAGAAATACTCAATTTATTTTAA
- a CDS encoding DUF4342 domain-containing protein — protein sequence MSEITLEKVDLVKDRTKCTYQEAKEALELHDGNVVDAIIYLEENKKSKGTFDNKDEFINYIKELINKGNITRIKIKKDDQVLLDVPVNAGVAAGLLALAIPWVIPVGIITAVAVKITVEITKEDGTVEVINKFIKNTAGNVSERFQDANDIMKDANEVIKDTLHNIKNMMDKDKFQGQGKDMFNDIKNMFSKDKDEEKRKSKFNQENVFTYTVDFEDVKKEDNNVEKTQDNE from the coding sequence ATGTCAGAAATAACTTTAGAAAAAGTAGATTTAGTAAAAGACCGTACAAAATGCACTTATCAAGAAGCTAAGGAAGCATTAGAACTTCATGACGGAAATGTGGTAGATGCAATAATTTATTTAGAAGAAAATAAAAAATCAAAAGGAACTTTTGATAATAAGGACGAATTTATAAACTACATAAAGGAATTAATAAACAAAGGAAATATAACAAGAATAAAAATTAAGAAAGATGATCAGGTTCTTTTGGATGTTCCGGTAAATGCTGGTGTTGCGGCGGGATTATTAGCTTTAGCAATTCCTTGGGTTATACCAGTTGGAATTATTACAGCTGTAGCAGTAAAAATTACTGTAGAAATAACTAAAGAAGACGGAACAGTAGAGGTTATTAATAAGTTTATAAAAAATACAGCTGGTAATGTTTCAGAAAGATTTCAAGATGCAAATGATATAATGAAAGATGCTAATGAAGTTATAAAGGATACTTTACATAATATTAAAAATATGATGGATAAAGATAAGTTCCAAGGTCAAGGTAAAGATATGTTTAATGATATAAAAAACATGTTTTCTAAGGATAAGGATGAGGAAAAAAGAAAATCAAAATTCAATCAAGAGAATGTATTTACATATACGGTAGATTTTGAAGATGTAAAAAAAGAAGATAATAATGTAGAAAAAACTCAAGATAATGAATAA
- the ppdK gene encoding pyruvate, phosphate dikinase codes for MESKKYVYLFSEGNASMKNLLGGKGANLAEMTTLGIPVPQGFIVTTEACTKFYEDGRKIADSIIEEMKNAIADLESKTGKKFGSTENPLLVSVRSGARVSMPGMMDTILNLGLNDEAVEGLAKLTGNPRFAYDSYRRFIQMFSDVAMGIEKRYFENVLDSVKEAKGVSLDTDLTADDLKEVVVKYKEIYKKEKGEDFPNNPVDQMVASVQAVFQSWENPRAIVYRRLNDIPGDWGTAVNVQAMVFGNMGADSGTGVAFTRDPATGENVIFGEYLINAQGEDVVAGIRTPQPISKLQEEMPKCYKEFYDIAHKLENHYKDMQDMEFTIEQGKLYFLQTRNGKRTAQAALKIAVDLVEEGLLTKEQAILKVDPKQLDSLLHPTFDPAELKKTEVIAKGLPASPGAACGKVYFTAEDAKFAHDKGEKVVLVRLETSPEDIEGMIAAEGILTVRGGMTSHAAVVARGMGTCCVAGCGEVSVNEEEKIFSVGGKTYREGDYISLDGSTGNVYGGAVKTQTPEISGHFGTFMKWADDIRKLKVRTNADTPRDAKQAIEFGAEGIGLCRTEHMFFHEERIAAVREMIVAKTEEQRRKALDKILPMQKGDFIEIYEAMQGNPVTIRFLDPPLHEFLPTSEEDIADLAEEMGLELEELKNTIASLHEFNPMMGHRGCRLSVSYPEIAEMQTRAVIEAAIEVKRRHGSDVVPEIMIPLVGEIKELKYVKDIVVKTADSVIKNSGVELQYKVGTMIEIPRAALTADEIAKEAEFFSFGTNDLTQMTFGFSRDDAAKFLKDYYEKKIYESDPFQKLDQNGVGKLVKMAAELGKSTRPNIKLGICGEHGGDPASVEFCHEVGLNYVSCSPFRVPVARLAAAQAQVKNRK; via the coding sequence ATGGAAAGCAAAAAATATGTTTACCTTTTCAGTGAAGGTAATGCATCGATGAAAAATCTGCTTGGTGGAAAAGGCGCAAACCTAGCAGAAATGACCACCCTCGGAATACCAGTACCACAAGGCTTTATTGTAACAACAGAAGCTTGTACAAAATTCTATGAGGATGGCAGAAAGATTGCAGACAGCATTATAGAAGAAATGAAAAATGCTATTGCAGATCTTGAAAGTAAAACTGGGAAGAAATTTGGAAGCACAGAAAATCCATTATTAGTATCAGTTAGATCTGGTGCAAGAGTATCAATGCCAGGAATGATGGACACAATTTTAAACTTGGGATTAAATGATGAGGCTGTTGAAGGTTTAGCAAAATTAACTGGAAATCCAAGATTTGCTTATGACTCATACAGAAGATTTATTCAAATGTTTTCTGACGTAGCAATGGGAATAGAAAAAAGATATTTTGAGAATGTTTTAGACAGTGTAAAAGAAGCAAAGGGAGTATCTTTGGATACTGACCTCACTGCAGATGATTTAAAAGAAGTAGTTGTAAAGTATAAAGAAATTTACAAAAAAGAAAAGGGTGAGGATTTCCCAAATAATCCAGTAGATCAAATGGTTGCGTCAGTTCAAGCAGTATTCCAATCTTGGGAAAATCCAAGAGCTATAGTTTATAGAAGATTGAATGATATTCCAGGAGATTGGGGAACAGCTGTAAATGTTCAAGCAATGGTATTTGGTAACATGGGTGCAGATTCAGGCACAGGAGTTGCATTCACAAGAGACCCAGCTACTGGTGAAAATGTTATTTTTGGAGAGTATTTAATAAATGCTCAAGGAGAAGACGTTGTTGCTGGTATAAGAACACCTCAACCTATTTCAAAATTACAAGAAGAAATGCCAAAGTGTTATAAAGAATTCTATGATATTGCGCATAAATTAGAAAATCATTATAAAGATATGCAAGATATGGAGTTCACTATTGAACAAGGAAAACTTTACTTCTTACAAACTAGAAATGGTAAGAGAACAGCTCAAGCGGCATTAAAGATAGCTGTCGACTTAGTTGAGGAAGGATTATTAACTAAGGAACAAGCAATATTAAAGGTTGATCCAAAACAATTGGATTCATTATTACATCCAACTTTTGACCCAGCTGAGCTTAAGAAAACTGAAGTTATAGCAAAAGGTCTTCCAGCTTCACCAGGGGCTGCTTGTGGTAAGGTTTACTTTACTGCAGAGGACGCAAAATTTGCACATGATAAAGGTGAAAAAGTTGTGCTGGTTAGATTAGAAACTTCTCCTGAAGATATCGAAGGTATGATTGCTGCTGAAGGTATTCTAACAGTTAGAGGTGGTATGACTTCTCACGCAGCAGTTGTTGCAAGAGGTATGGGAACTTGCTGTGTTGCTGGTTGTGGTGAAGTATCTGTAAATGAAGAAGAGAAGATTTTCTCCGTTGGAGGAAAGACATATAGAGAAGGCGATTACATATCATTAGATGGAAGTACAGGAAATGTATATGGCGGAGCTGTAAAAACACAGACTCCAGAAATATCAGGACACTTTGGAACATTCATGAAGTGGGCTGACGACATAAGAAAGTTAAAAGTTAGAACAAATGCAGATACTCCAAGGGATGCAAAGCAAGCAATTGAATTTGGTGCTGAAGGTATTGGATTATGCAGAACTGAGCATATGTTCTTCCATGAAGAGAGAATTGCAGCTGTTAGAGAAATGATAGTTGCTAAAACAGAAGAGCAAAGAAGAAAAGCTCTAGATAAAATTCTTCCAATGCAAAAAGGTGATTTTATCGAAATATATGAAGCTATGCAAGGAAATCCTGTTACAATCAGATTCTTGGATCCACCACTACATGAGTTCTTACCAACTAGTGAAGAGGATATAGCTGATTTGGCAGAAGAAATGGGCTTAGAACTTGAAGAATTAAAGAATACTATCGCATCATTGCATGAATTCAACCCAATGATGGGTCATAGAGGTTGTAGACTATCAGTTTCTTACCCTGAAATAGCAGAAATGCAAACTAGAGCAGTAATTGAAGCTGCAATAGAGGTTAAGAGAAGACATGGAAGTGATGTAGTTCCTGAAATAATGATTCCACTTGTTGGAGAAATTAAGGAATTGAAATATGTTAAAGATATAGTTGTTAAAACAGCTGATTCTGTAATAAAGAATAGTGGTGTTGAACTTCAATATAAAGTTGGTACAATGATAGAAATTCCAAGAGCAGCATTAACAGCTGATGAAATCGCAAAAGAAGCTGAATTCTTCTCATTTGGTACAAATGACTTAACTCAAATGACATTTGGTTTCTCAAGAGATGATGCTGCTAAGTTCTTAAAAGATTATTATGAGAAGAAGATCTACGAGTCAGATCCATTCCAAAAGCTAGACCAAAATGGTGTAGGCAAGTTGGTTAAAATGGCAGCTGAACTTGGAAAATCAACAAGGCCAAATATAAAACTTGGAATTTGTGGAGAGCATGGTGGTGATCCTGCATCAGTTGAATTTTGCCACGAAGTAGGATTAAATTACGTATCTTGCTCACCATTTAGAGTACCAGTTGCTAGATTAGCGGCAGCTCAAGCTCAAGTAAAAAACCGAAAATAA
- the era gene encoding GTPase Era codes for MFKSGYVAIIGRPNVGKSTLMNNLMGEKLSIVSPRPQTTRNNIQTILTKKDFQIIFVDTPGMHKPKHKLGEFMMKSVSDSLKDVDLVVFMTTADGELGPGDKHILEDLKKVNSKKFLVVNKIDETKAETVAETLQVVGELVEFDEIIPISALNGKNTDKLLELMVDYLPEGPMYYPEDMITDAQERFIVSEIIREKALRLLSQEVPHGIAVEIVSMKQDKKNTYHIDVNMICEKDSHKGIIVGKGGLMMKKIATYAREDIEKLLGEKVDLKVWVKVRKEWRDNPNLLRELGYKMNK; via the coding sequence ATGTTTAAATCAGGATACGTAGCAATTATAGGAAGGCCTAATGTAGGAAAAAGTACATTAATGAATAATTTGATGGGAGAAAAATTATCAATTGTTTCTCCAAGACCGCAAACAACTAGAAATAACATTCAAACAATTTTGACAAAGAAGGATTTTCAAATAATATTTGTGGATACTCCAGGTATGCATAAGCCTAAACATAAATTAGGTGAATTCATGATGAAAAGTGTAAGCGATTCTCTTAAAGATGTAGATTTAGTAGTTTTTATGACTACCGCTGACGGAGAACTTGGACCAGGAGATAAACATATACTTGAAGACTTGAAAAAAGTTAATAGTAAAAAGTTTTTAGTGGTAAATAAAATAGATGAAACTAAGGCTGAAACTGTAGCAGAGACTTTACAAGTGGTTGGGGAACTAGTTGAGTTTGATGAGATAATACCTATTTCTGCATTAAATGGTAAAAACACCGATAAGCTTTTGGAGTTGATGGTGGATTACTTGCCAGAAGGACCAATGTATTACCCAGAGGATATGATAACTGATGCTCAAGAGAGATTTATAGTTTCAGAAATAATAAGAGAAAAAGCTTTAAGACTTTTATCACAAGAGGTTCCTCATGGAATAGCTGTAGAAATTGTATCTATGAAACAAGATAAAAAGAATACATATCATATAGATGTAAATATGATTTGTGAAAAAGATAGTCATAAGGGTATAATTGTTGGTAAAGGTGGATTAATGATGAAAAAAATTGCCACCTACGCAAGAGAAGATATAGAAAAACTTTTAGGTGAAAAGGTAGATTTAAAGGTTTGGGTTAAGGTAAGAAAAGAATGGAGAGATAATCCAAATCTACTAAGAGAGTTAGGTTACAAGATGAATAAGTAA
- a CDS encoding helix-turn-helix transcriptional regulator gives MAMMKISKRQKEIIEIVKRHQPITSERIADNLNVTRAALRPDLSILTMIGVLDAKPKVGYVFITDTPKSSLGKNVQEIKVREVMSKPVVVDEGTKVYDAIIQLFLNDSGTLFVHSNGYLVGAASRKDFLKIAIGGTDTHQVPVGIIMTRMPNIVIVKPEDDAYFAAQKIIEHEIDCLPVVETVIKDNRELYRIVGKISKTNITKLFVKLTQ, from the coding sequence GTGGCTATGATGAAAATATCTAAGAGACAGAAGGAAATTATTGAGATTGTGAAGAGACATCAACCTATTACCAGCGAGAGAATCGCTGATAACTTAAATGTAACAAGAGCTGCCTTACGTCCAGATTTATCTATACTAACGATGATCGGGGTTTTAGATGCTAAACCCAAAGTAGGATACGTATTTATTACAGATACACCAAAATCATCGCTAGGGAAAAATGTACAAGAGATAAAGGTTAGAGAAGTTATGTCAAAACCGGTGGTAGTGGATGAGGGGACAAAAGTATATGATGCAATAATTCAGCTCTTTTTAAATGATTCAGGAACATTATTTGTACATAGTAACGGGTATTTGGTAGGTGCAGCTTCTAGAAAAGATTTCTTAAAGATAGCAATTGGAGGCACTGATACTCATCAAGTACCAGTAGGCATTATAATGACGAGGATGCCAAACATAGTTATTGTAAAACCTGAAGACGATGCATATTTTGCGGCACAGAAGATAATTGAACACGAGATAGATTGCCTTCCTGTAGTTGAAACAGTAATTAAAGACAACAGGGAGTTGTATAGAATCGTAGGGAAAATATCAAAGACCAATATTACAAAATTATTTGTGAAGTTGACACAATAG